The candidate division WOR-3 bacterium genome includes a window with the following:
- a CDS encoding sigma 54-interacting transcriptional regulator, whose amino-acid sequence MRKPLILVVDDLEEAFFGLINFIKEKEEKIYQIFEFLYFQDYFQLKEWYLKNRGEFVSLIIQDVDYSHLKEKNRLLKKENCGFIHSEFFDEIALQGFLIYLKIREELDRIVPVLFVSLRVGLDYTKEFAQFLVYPGYGKCSFVPTEVTGKEYYPTIVKNIENMALLPVDKEKKETWKKYHKMVIGNSRSMAHLVKEIERIAISDATCVLLGSSGVGKELVANALHRLSYRYDPEVPHKRAPLTVNIHALDFNLIEDELFGHEKGAFTGAISMREGIFEAANNSTIFLDEIGELPNEIQIKLLRALEYKKIKRIGASYEIEVDVRIIAATNRTIEELRARLRPDFYSRLIQHCIFVPSLKERYQNENVEVIEKDVKELSEFFIDEMNQKENRNISISPIALKFLTKLVYEYVNNQNDIFESNIRTFRNIVERAYERAISDGVSQIDLGHIISTIGMMRFLQTKKEEGKEEVSLEKILGTLNLSEIEKRAIKEALRKSDGNISQAARLLGIHRDTLRRKIQEYSL is encoded by the coding sequence ATGAGAAAACCTTTAATTTTGGTGGTGGATGACTTAGAAGAGGCTTTTTTTGGATTGATAAATTTTATTAAAGAGAAGGAGGAAAAAATTTATCAGATTTTTGAATTTCTTTACTTCCAAGATTATTTTCAACTAAAGGAGTGGTACTTAAAAAATCGGGGAGAATTTGTTTCTTTAATTATTCAAGATGTCGATTATAGTCATTTGAAAGAAAAAAACCGACTTTTAAAAAAAGAAAATTGTGGGTTTATTCACTCCGAGTTTTTCGATGAGATAGCTTTACAAGGTTTTCTTATTTATTTAAAAATTCGTGAAGAATTGGATAGAATCGTGCCGGTTCTTTTTGTTTCTTTACGAGTCGGTCTTGATTACACTAAAGAATTTGCTCAATTTTTGGTGTATCCTGGTTATGGAAAATGTTCGTTTGTGCCTACGGAAGTAACCGGAAAAGAATATTATCCTACAATTGTCAAAAATATAGAAAATATGGCTTTGCTGCCGGTAGATAAAGAAAAAAAAGAAACATGGAAAAAATATCATAAAATGGTTATTGGGAATTCAAGAAGTATGGCTCATTTGGTAAAAGAGATTGAAAGAATTGCGATAAGTGATGCCACTTGTGTTTTGCTCGGTTCCAGCGGTGTGGGAAAAGAGTTAGTTGCCAATGCTTTACACCGGTTAAGTTATCGTTACGATCCGGAGGTGCCTCATAAGAGAGCACCTTTAACAGTAAACATTCACGCGTTAGATTTTAACTTAATTGAAGATGAACTTTTTGGTCACGAAAAAGGAGCTTTTACTGGCGCAATAAGTATGCGGGAGGGAATATTTGAAGCCGCCAATAATTCCACAATTTTTTTAGATGAAATTGGTGAATTACCTAATGAAATCCAGATAAAATTATTGAGGGCTTTAGAATATAAAAAGATAAAAAGAATTGGTGCTTCTTACGAAATTGAAGTAGATGTAAGAATTATTGCTGCTACTAATCGCACCATAGAAGAATTAAGAGCAAGATTGCGTCCTGATTTTTATTCCCGCCTTATCCAACACTGTATTTTTGTTCCTTCTTTAAAAGAAAGATATCAAAATGAAAATGTGGAAGTGATCGAAAAAGATGTAAAAGAACTTTCGGAATTTTTTATTGACGAAATGAATCAAAAAGAAAATCGAAATATTAGTATTTCACCAATTGCTTTAAAGTTTTTAACAAAACTGGTTTATGAATATGTGAACAACCAAAATGATATTTTTGAAAGTAATATTCGTACCTTTCGAAATATTGTGGAAAGGGCTTATGAACGAGCAATAAGCGACGGAGTTTCTCAAATTGATTTAGGCCATATAATTTCCACTATTGGTATGATGAGATTTTTACAAACAAAAAAAGAGGAAGGAAAAGAAGAGGTATCGTTAGAAAAAATTTTGGGTACGCTCAATCTTTCCGAAATTGAAAAAAGGGCAATAAAAGAAGCATTAAGGAAAAGCGACGGCAATATCTCGCAAGCAGCCCGTTTGTTAGGTATCCATCGGGATACTTTAAGAAGAAAAATTCAGGAATATAGTCTTTAA
- a CDS encoding GNAT family N-acetyltransferase translates to MIKDWRKRIIKAEEAIKAIKSGNRVFVGSACATPQSLVRALAQLPAEDVEIVHILTLGVAPYAQEELTQRFRANAFFISTNVRKAVWEGKADYTPIFLSEIPKLFKTGRIPIDVALFQVSLPDEHGYCSFGISVDITKPAAESAKIRIAEINPNMPRTFGNSFIHIDDIDYIVYSEEPIIEYTVSAPPEIVRRIAKNVADLIEDGSTIQVGYGGVPNAILEFLKDKKDLGVHTEVFSDSLIELIETKVITNARKTLHPGKVIASFAMGTKKLYNYLNNNPFFEFYPVDYTNDPFIIAQNEKMVAINSALEVDLTGQVCADSIGHRFYSGFGGQLDFIRGAARAKDGKPIIVLPSTREGGTKSRIVPFLSEGAGVVTTRADVHYIVTEWGVAYLHGKSIRERALALISIAHPKFRSELLKKAKELNYVYPDQPEIPLTQARYPEELESWGETKTGLKIFFRPIKPTDEPLMRELFYSFSKETIYYRFFSYLTAMPHEKLQKFVNVDYEKELAILAVQKKAGEEKILGVARYIVDTATGFAEFAIVVADKWQNQGIGTALFEYMIRIAKMKGIKGFVGYVLDTNVRAYRLFYKMGYPVKAKWEEGVYTLIMEFSEKK, encoded by the coding sequence ATGATTAAAGATTGGCGAAAGAGAATCATTAAAGCGGAAGAAGCAATAAAAGCAATAAAATCTGGTAATAGAGTTTTTGTGGGCTCAGCCTGTGCTACTCCTCAAAGTTTGGTTCGCGCTTTAGCTCAATTGCCTGCCGAGGATGTGGAAATTGTTCACATTTTAACTTTAGGAGTGGCTCCTTATGCTCAAGAAGAGTTAACCCAAAGATTTCGTGCAAATGCCTTTTTTATTAGTACTAATGTTCGAAAGGCAGTTTGGGAAGGGAAAGCAGATTATACACCAATATTTCTTTCGGAAATACCTAAACTTTTTAAAACTGGTAGAATTCCAATTGATGTTGCCCTTTTTCAAGTATCTTTACCTGATGAACACGGTTACTGTAGTTTTGGTATTTCGGTAGATATTACTAAGCCGGCAGCAGAATCGGCTAAAATTAGAATTGCTGAGATTAATCCCAATATGCCTCGAACTTTTGGTAATTCTTTTATTCATATTGATGATATTGATTATATCGTTTATTCCGAAGAGCCGATAATTGAATATACTGTTTCCGCACCGCCAGAAATAGTGAGAAGAATTGCTAAAAATGTCGCTGATTTAATCGAAGATGGTTCCACAATTCAAGTTGGTTACGGTGGGGTTCCTAATGCTATTTTAGAGTTCCTTAAAGATAAAAAAGATTTGGGTGTTCATACGGAAGTCTTTTCTGATAGTCTGATTGAATTGATTGAAACCAAAGTAATTACTAACGCTCGTAAAACTCTCCATCCGGGGAAAGTAATTGCTTCCTTTGCGATGGGAACAAAAAAACTTTATAATTATTTAAATAACAATCCTTTCTTTGAATTTTATCCAGTAGATTATACTAATGATCCATTTATTATTGCTCAAAATGAAAAGATGGTAGCAATAAATTCCGCCTTGGAAGTAGATTTAACTGGTCAAGTTTGCGCTGATTCAATCGGTCATCGGTTTTATTCGGGATTTGGTGGTCAACTTGATTTTATTAGAGGTGCGGCAAGAGCGAAAGATGGAAAGCCAATTATTGTGCTGCCTTCTACTCGAGAAGGCGGAACAAAATCGAGGATAGTTCCTTTTTTATCAGAGGGTGCGGGTGTTGTGACTACCCGAGCGGATGTCCATTACATAGTAACTGAATGGGGGGTAGCCTATCTTCACGGGAAAAGTATCAGAGAAAGAGCATTGGCTCTGATTTCCATTGCTCATCCTAAATTTAGAAGTGAATTATTAAAAAAGGCAAAAGAACTAAACTATGTTTATCCTGACCAACCGGAAATACCATTAACTCAAGCTCGCTATCCCGAAGAATTAGAAAGTTGGGGAGAGACCAAAACGGGTTTAAAGATTTTCTTCCGACCAATAAAGCCAACTGATGAGCCATTGATGCGCGAACTCTTTTATTCTTTTTCTAAAGAGACAATTTATTATCGCTTTTTCTCTTATCTTACGGCAATGCCTCACGAAAAACTTCAGAAGTTTGTAAATGTTGATTATGAAAAAGAACTGGCTATTTTGGCGGTTCAAAAGAAAGCCGGCGAAGAGAAGATATTAGGTGTGGCTCGCTATATCGTAGATACCGCAACCGGTTTTGCTGAATTTGCTATTGTGGTGGCTGACAAATGGCAAAATCAAGGAATAGGAACCGCTTTGTTTGAGTATATGATTCGGATTGCTAAAATGAAGGGAATAAAAGGTTTTGTTGGGTATGTATTAGATACTAATGTCCGAGCCTATCGATTGTTTTATAAAATGGGTTATCCAGTAAAAGCCAAGTGGGAAGAAGGGGTGTATACCTTAATAATGGAATTTAGCGAGAAGAAATAG